A genomic segment from Thermotoga neapolitana DSM 4359 encodes:
- a CDS encoding polyprenyl synthetase family protein, whose amino-acid sequence MKKETIERRIEELVKPHFNLLTESAMQYSVTAGGKRIRPLLVLTVGEDIGVEEERLVDVAVAVELFHTASLVHDDLPPIDNADFRRGKPSCHRAYGEGIALLAGDGLFFLAFSQIAKVREPKLFEEFSETAYKLLLGEAMDVEFERQEKEISVEMVEKMYSFKTGALFAFCFSAPFLLKGLDHTFVKKLGEKFGVAFQIYDDLKDVLGSLEKLGKDVGKDVKKVTLVKKMGVQKAKQLADKYYEEVLEALESEGLHRTFDFLRNLKKMVEER is encoded by the coding sequence ATGAAGAAGGAAACGATTGAGAGAAGAATAGAAGAACTGGTGAAGCCGCACTTCAACCTTCTCACCGAAAGCGCGATGCAGTACTCGGTCACGGCTGGGGGTAAGAGGATTCGGCCTCTCCTTGTGCTCACCGTGGGTGAGGATATTGGGGTGGAAGAGGAGCGTCTCGTCGATGTCGCAGTTGCTGTGGAGCTATTCCATACGGCTTCTCTCGTTCACGACGATTTGCCCCCTATAGACAACGCGGATTTTCGTCGAGGGAAGCCCTCCTGCCACAGGGCCTATGGTGAGGGAATTGCACTCCTTGCGGGCGATGGCCTGTTCTTTCTGGCTTTTTCACAGATAGCAAAAGTCAGAGAACCGAAACTCTTTGAAGAATTCTCAGAAACCGCGTACAAACTTCTTCTGGGTGAGGCAATGGACGTTGAATTCGAAAGGCAAGAGAAAGAGATCTCAGTAGAAATGGTAGAGAAGATGTACTCTTTCAAAACGGGCGCACTGTTTGCCTTTTGCTTTTCCGCTCCTTTTCTCCTGAAAGGCCTCGACCATACCTTCGTGAAGAAACTGGGGGAGAAGTTTGGAGTTGCTTTTCAGATATACGACGATTTAAAGGATGTCCTTGGCTCACTCGAGAAGTTAGGAAAAGATGTGGGAAAGGATGTTAAAAAGGTCACGCTGGTCAAAAAGATGGGGGTTCAGAAGGCAAAGCAGCTTGCCGATAAATACTACGAGGAGGTACTGGAGGCTCTGGAATCAGAGGGACTTCACAGAACCTTCGATTTCTTGAGGAATTTGAAAAAAATGGTGGAGGAAAGATGA
- a CDS encoding bifunctional nuclease family protein, which yields MKKAWVKALVLDRVSNTPVVILGIEGTSKVLPIWIGACEGHALALALEKVDFPRPLTHDLLLSVLESLEARVEKVVIHSLKDNTFYASLILRDLTYTDEEDEEAALIEIDSRPSDAIILAVKTGATIFVSENLVEKHAIELEIGEDRNEEEEFKKFIENLNIDVFKQMIEKKREEDEEGND from the coding sequence CCGTTGTAATACTGGGCATAGAGGGTACCAGCAAGGTACTTCCCATCTGGATAGGAGCGTGCGAAGGTCATGCCCTTGCACTGGCCCTGGAGAAGGTGGACTTTCCCCGTCCTCTGACGCACGATCTGCTCCTGAGTGTTCTCGAATCACTTGAGGCCCGGGTGGAGAAAGTCGTAATACACTCTTTGAAGGACAACACGTTTTACGCCTCTCTGATACTGCGTGATCTCACCTACACCGACGAAGAGGACGAGGAGGCTGCCCTCATAGAGATCGACTCCAGACCATCCGACGCGATAATACTGGCCGTCAAAACCGGTGCAACCATTTTTGTGTCCGAAAACCTCGTGGAAAAGCACGCTATCGAGCTGGAGATAGGAGAAGACAGAAACGAAGAGGAGGAATTCAAAAAGTTCATCGAAAATCTCAACATAGATGTGTTCAAGCAGATGATAGAGAAGAAGAGGGAAGAAGATGAAGAAGGAAACGATTGA